In Bacillus sp. DX3.1, the following proteins share a genomic window:
- a CDS encoding iron-sulfur cluster biosynthesis family protein, with protein sequence MIITDGAKAYIEEVMKEHGVSTLRFSFEGAGCCGPSWGMSLATAQEDDVVQTINGLEIAIDKKILDTVDKLTLDFEGKGEKAGLVFHGGESCC encoded by the coding sequence ATGATTATTACAGATGGAGCAAAGGCATATATTGAAGAGGTTATGAAGGAACATGGTGTATCAACATTACGTTTTTCATTTGAAGGAGCAGGATGTTGTGGACCAAGCTGGGGAATGTCATTAGCTACGGCACAAGAAGATGATGTTGTACAAACGATTAATGGGCTAGAGATTGCAATAGATAAAAAGATTCTAGATACAGTAGATAAACTTACCCTTGATTTTGAAGGGAAAGGTGAAAAAGCAGGGTTAGTCTTCCACGGAGGAGAAAGCTGCTGTTAA
- a CDS encoding (2Fe-2S)-binding protein, with the protein MSSCCNKSVSKSKVEEQRCPKCSKVGKIVSIITLKSLLVPEALSNLNSEIEYFFCLTNDCDVVYYTASQLNYNKADLKVSVYQKDEKSNVPVCYCFGWTREKLKQGAISSDQPHLQIKEHVKAGRCGCEVNNPQGSCCLGNVTTYMKTIMN; encoded by the coding sequence ATGAGTAGCTGTTGTAATAAATCTGTTAGCAAAAGCAAAGTTGAAGAACAACGGTGTCCGAAATGTTCAAAAGTAGGAAAAATAGTTTCTATAATAACGTTAAAATCATTGTTAGTTCCAGAAGCCCTATCAAATTTAAACAGCGAAATTGAATATTTCTTTTGTTTAACAAATGATTGTGATGTAGTTTATTATACTGCATCACAATTGAACTATAATAAAGCGGATTTAAAAGTTTCTGTTTATCAAAAAGACGAGAAAAGTAATGTACCTGTTTGCTACTGTTTTGGCTGGACAAGAGAAAAACTTAAGCAAGGTGCAATAAGTTCTGATCAGCCCCACTTACAAATTAAAGAACATGTGAAAGCAGGACGATGTGGATGTGAAGTTAACAATCCACAAGGTAGTTGTTGTCTTGGCAATGTAACTACCTACATGAAAACAATAATGAATTAA